One part of the Arabidopsis thaliana chromosome 4, partial sequence genome encodes these proteins:
- the RHS17 gene encoding root hair specific 17 (root hair specific 17 (RHS17); CONTAINS InterPro DOMAIN/s: GDP-fucose protein O-fucosyltransferase (InterPro:IPR019378); BEST Arabidopsis thaliana protein match is: O-fucosyltransferase family protein (TAIR:AT1G20550.1); Has 829 Blast hits to 827 proteins in 30 species: Archae - 0; Bacteria - 0; Metazoa - 0; Fungi - 0; Plants - 829; Viruses - 0; Other Eukaryotes - 0 (source: NCBI BLink).): protein MASLKLKKRDNGAEPDKKKLVIAGIRHQLLLLLRRRHRLFPLVSAVSGCLLLILFSFSTLSPPPLIHHNNQVAVEPNPTTPFRVPENGGRSDRQLWSSRLSNLYYACSNATDTFQVTDTRSQTNRYLLIATSGGLNQQRTGIIDAVVAAYILNATLVVPKLDQKSYWKDTSNFEDIFDVDWFISHLSKDVKIIKELPKEEQSRISTSLQSMRVPRKCTPSCYLQRVLPILTKKHVVQLSKFDYRLSNALDTELQKLRCRVNYHAVRYTESINRMGQLLVDRMRKKAKHFVALHLRFEPDMLAFSGCYYGGGQKERLELGAMRRRWKTLHAANPEKVRRHGRCPLTPEEIGLMLRGLGFGKEVHLYVASGEVYGGEDTLAPLRALFPNLHTKETLTSKKELAPFANFSSRMAALDFIVCDKSDAFVTNNNGNMARILAGRRRYLGHKVTIRPNAKKLYEIFKNRHNMTWGEFSSKVRRYQTGFMGEPDEMKPGEGEFHENPASCICRTSEARVKEKAKHVNEDDSSEYSEIGNVPISSRSDLDHSQFDEVIF, encoded by the exons ATGGCCTctttgaagttgaagaaaagGGATAATGGCGCTGAACCCGACAAGAAAAAGCTGGTCATCGCCGGTATTCGCCACCAGTTACTCCTTCTCCTTCGCCGCCGTCACCGTCTATTTCCGCTGGTATCTGCCGTCTCCGGCTGTCTCCTCCTCATCCTCTTCTCATTCTCCACcctctctcctcctccattgATCCATCATAACAATCAAGTGGCCGTCGAACCCAATCCAACCACTCCATTTCGTGTACCC GAAAATGGCGGAAGGTCGGATCGCCAGTTATGGAGCTCGAGATTGTCCAACTTGTACTATGCCTGCAGTAATGCAACTGACACCTTTCAAG TTACGGATACGAGAAGCCAAACCAATCGGTATTTACTGATCGCAACAAGCGGAGGGTTAAACCAACAGCGGACAGGG ATAATAGATGCTGTAGTAGCGGCATACATTCTAAACGCCACTCTTGTGGTCCCTAAACTTGACCAGAAGTCGTACTGGAAGGACACCAG CAACTTTGAGGATATATTTGATGTTGATTGGTTCATATCGCATCTCTCCAAAGACGTGAAGATCATCAAGGAGCTTCCTAAAGAAGAGCAGTCAAGAATATCCACCAGCCTACAGTCAATGCGTGTCCCAAGGAAGTGCACGCCTTCTTGCTACTTGCAGCGTGTTTTGCCCATTCTTACTAAGAAACAT GTTGTACAACTCTCCAAATTCGATTACAGGCTGTCCAACGCTCTTGATACAGAGCTCCAGAAACTGCGTTGTAGAGTCAACTACCATGCCGTCAGGTATACAGAGTCTATCAACAGGATGGGCCAATTGTTGGTTGACCGGATGAGAAAAAAGGCCAAACATTTTGTTGCCCTTCATCTCAG ATTCGAACCTGATATGCTGGCCTTCTCCGGATGCTATTACGGCGGTGGTCAAAAGGAGAGACTCGAACTCGGAGCTATGAGAAGAAGGTGGAAAACGTTACAT GCGGCAAACCCTGAAAAGGTACGGCGGCACGGGAGATGTCCCCTGACGCCAGAGGAGATTGGTCTGATGCTCAGAGGCTTAGGTTTTGGGAAAGAGGTTCACTTGTACGTTGCATCAGGCGAGGTATACGGAGGGGAGGATACATTGGCACCTTTAAGAGCTCTGTTTCCGAATCTTCATACAAAAGAGACACTGACCTCCAAGAAAGAACTGGCTCCGTTTGCAAACTTCTCATCACGCATGGCTGCTCTTGACTTCATTGTCTGTGATAAGAGCGACGCATTTGTCACAAACAACAACGGCAACATGGCTCGAATCTTAGCTGGGAGAAG GAGATACTTGGGACACAAAGTAACCATCCGTCCAAACGCCAAGAAACTCTACgaaatcttcaaaaatagACACAACATGACATGGGGTGAGTTCTCATCGAAGGTCAGAAGATACCAGACGGGTTTCATGGGGGAGCCAGATGAAATGAAACCAGGAGAGGGGGAGTTCCATGAGAACCCAGCCTCCTGCATTTGTCGAACCTCTGAAGCAAGAGtcaaagaaaaagcaaaacatgtaAATGAAGATGACTCATCGGAGTACTCAGAGATTGGTAATGTCCCCATATCCAGTAGAAGCGATTTGGATCACTCACAATTTGATGAAGTGATCTTCTGA
- the EXLA2 gene encoding expansin-like A2 (expansin-like A2 (EXLA2); INVOLVED IN: response to cyclopentenone, plant-type cell wall organization, unidimensional cell growth, plant-type cell wall loosening; LOCATED IN: endomembrane system, extracellular region; EXPRESSED IN: 18 plant structures; EXPRESSED DURING: 13 growth stages; CONTAINS InterPro DOMAIN/s: Barwin-related endoglucanase (InterPro:IPR009009), Pollen allergen, N-terminal (InterPro:IPR014734), Rare lipoprotein A (InterPro:IPR005132), Major pollen allergen Lol pI (InterPro:IPR005795), Expansin/Lol pI (InterPro:IPR007118), Expansin 45, endoglucanase-like (InterPro:IPR007112), Pollen allergen/expansin, C-terminal (InterPro:IPR007117); BEST Arabidopsis thaliana protein match is: expansin-like A1 (TAIR:AT3G45970.1); Has 1877 Blast hits to 1874 proteins in 122 species: Archae - 0; Bacteria - 0; Metazoa - 0; Fungi - 0; Plants - 1869; Viruses - 0; Other Eukaryotes - 8 (source: NCBI BLink).), which translates to MLQGFLFLLSVVLLFSSSAAACDRCLHSSKAAYFSSASALSSGACAYGSMATGFFAGHIAAALPSIYKDGSGCGACFQVRCKNPTLCSSKGTTVIVTDLNKTNQTDLVLSSRAFRAMAKPVVGADRDLLKQGIVDIEYRRVPCDYGNKKMNVRVEESSKNPNYLAIKLLYQGGQTEVVAIYIAQVGSSHWSYMTRSHGAVWVTDKVPNGALQFRFVVTAGYDGKMVWSQRVLPANWEAGKSYDAGVQITDIAQEGCDPCDDHIWN; encoded by the exons atgctGCAAggctttctcttcctcctctcagTCGTACTCCTCTTCTCCTCATCTGCAGCCGCCTGCGACCGATGTCTTCACAGTTCTAAGGCAGCTTATTTCTCCTCTGCATCTGCTCTCTCCT CTGGAGCTTGTGCATATGGCTCTATGGCTACCGGTTTCTTCGCCGGACACATTGCTGCGGCTCTGCCTTCCATCTACAAAGACGGCTCCGGCTGCGGAGCTTGCTTCCAGGTCAGATGCAAGAACCCGACGCTTTGCAGCAGCAAAGGAACCACGGTGATTGTCACAGACTTGAACAAGACCAACCAAACCGATCTTGTCCTTAGCAGCAGAGCCTTTAGGGCCATGGCTAAGCCTGTTGTTGGCGCCGACAGAGATCTTCTCAAACAAGGCATTGTCGATATTGAATACAGGAG AGTTCCTTGCGATTACGGTAACAAGAAGATGAACGTGAGAGTTGAAGAATCAagcaaaaatccaaactacTTGGCGATAAAGCTCTTGTACCAAGGAGGCCAAACTGAAGTGGTAGCCATTTACATTGCTCAGGTTGGTTCGTCACATTGGAGTTACATGACCAGAAGCCACGGAGCCGTGTGGGTTACTGACAAAGTACCCAACGGAGCTCTGCAGTTCAGGTTCGTGGTGACCGCAGGCTACGACGGCAAAATGGTCTGGTCGCAGAGGGTCCTTCCAGCTAACTGGGAAGCTGGAAAGTCCTATGACGCCGGCGTTCAGATCACAGACATTGCTCAGGAAGGTTGTGATCCATGCGACGATCACATCTGGAACTGA
- a CDS encoding uncharacterized protein (unknown protein; LOCATED IN: endomembrane system; Has 30201 Blast hits to 17322 proteins in 780 species: Archae - 12; Bacteria - 1396; Metazoa - 17338; Fungi - 3422; Plants - 5037; Viruses - 0; Other Eukaryotes - 2996 (source: NCBI BLink).): MNTPTLVPAASIYDVTCAVMLSWNPFPSSSSFFSVHYLYI; encoded by the coding sequence ATGAACACGCCTACCCTTGTGCCAGCTGCTTCTATATATGACGTGACGTGTGCTGTGATGCTGAGCTGGAACCcattcccttcttcttcttcattcttttctgttcactatttatatatttga
- a CDS encoding uncharacterized protein (unknown protein; LOCATED IN: endomembrane system; Has 30201 Blast hits to 17322 proteins in 780 species: Archae - 12; Bacteria - 1396; Metazoa - 17338; Fungi - 3422; Plants - 5037; Viruses - 0; Other Eukaryotes - 2996 (source: NCBI BLink).) yields MGLHKHKRASIGLNLMVLVNAAHVIGLLYSPTTKKRRGTKGLLFLF; encoded by the coding sequence ATGGGCttacataaacataaaagGGCCAGTATTGGGTTAAACTTGATGGTTTTGGTTAATGCTGCTCACGTCATTGGACTTCTTTACAGCCCCACcactaaaaaaagaagaggaaccAAAGGTTTACTCTTCCTGTTCTAG
- a CDS encoding Dehydrin family protein (Dehydrin family protein; FUNCTIONS IN: molecular_function unknown; INVOLVED IN: response to water, response to stress; LOCATED IN: cellular_component unknown; EXPRESSED IN: stem, hypocotyl, root; CONTAINS InterPro DOMAIN/s: Dehydrin (InterPro:IPR000167); Has 3050 Blast hits to 2020 proteins in 252 species: Archae - 4; Bacteria - 32; Metazoa - 564; Fungi - 141; Plants - 1342; Viruses - 0; Other Eukaryotes - 967 (source: NCBI BLink).) — MADHPRSTEQQEADAAASKGCGMFDFLKKKPEDVHSSENARVTKEPKEEEKPSLAERFHLSDSSSSDEEAGENGEKKEKKKKKKKNEVAEDQCETEEKIPAGIGHEDGKEKGFMEKIKDKLPGGHNGKPEAEPHNDKAKEKGFMEKIKEKLPGHTNDEKKKET; from the exons ATGGCGGATCATCCTCGTTCTACTGAGCAGCAAGAAGCTGATGCTGCAGCTTCCAAAGGCTGTGGGATGTTTGACTTTCTCAAGAAGAAACCCGAAGATGTACATTCTTCCGAGAATGCCCGTGTAACCAAGGAGCCCAAGGAAGAGGAGAAGCCTTCTCTCGCTGAAAGATTCCACCTTTCTGACAGCTCT TCAAGTGATGAGGAAGCGGGTGAAAATGgggaaaagaaggagaagaagaagaagaagaagaagaatgaagttGCTGAAGATCAATgtgaaacagaggagaagatTCCTGCGGGTATAGGCCATGAGGATGGGAAGGAGAAAGGGTTTATGGAGAAGATAAAGGATAAGCTTCCCGGAGGTCACAATGGAAAGCCTGAAGCTGAACCTCATAATGACAAGGCCAAGGAGAAAGGGTTTATGGAAAAGATCAAAGAGAAGCTTCCTGGTCATACcaatgatgagaagaagaaggaaacctAG
- the sks9 gene encoding SKU5 similar 9 (SKU5 similar 9 (sks9); FUNCTIONS IN: oxidoreductase activity, copper ion binding; INVOLVED IN: oxidation reduction; LOCATED IN: plant-type cell wall; EXPRESSED IN: 12 plant structures; EXPRESSED DURING: 9 growth stages; CONTAINS InterPro DOMAIN/s: Multicopper oxidase, type 3 (InterPro:IPR011707), Cupredoxin (InterPro:IPR008972), Multicopper oxidase, type 2 (InterPro:IPR011706), Multicopper oxidase, type 1 (InterPro:IPR001117); BEST Arabidopsis thaliana protein match is: SKU5 similar 10 (TAIR:AT4G28090.1); Has 5024 Blast hits to 4968 proteins in 899 species: Archae - 4; Bacteria - 1507; Metazoa - 261; Fungi - 1826; Plants - 1281; Viruses - 0; Other Eukaryotes - 145 (source: NCBI BLink).), with protein MCWWLNGAVWTMMMMTISIISFVQADDPYRFFDWRVTYGNISPLGIPQRGILINGQYPGPDIYSVTNDNLIINVHNDLDEPFLLSWNGVQLRKNSYQDGVYGTTCPIPPGKNYTYAIQVKDQIGSFFYFPSLAVHKAAGGFGGFRILSRPRIPVPFPEPAGDFTFLIGDWFKHDHKVLKAILDRGHKLPLPQGVLINGQGVSYMSSITVHKGKTYRFRISNVGLQHTLNFRIQGHQMKLVEVEGTHTVQSMYTSLDIHVGQSYSVLVTMDQPDQDYDIVVSTKFVAKKLLVSSTIHYSNSRHSHSSSANSVHVQQPADELDWSIKQARSIRTNLTASGPRPNPQGSYHYGRIKISRTLILESSAALVKRKQRYAINGVSFVPGDTPLKLADYFKIKGVFKMGSIPDKPRRGRGMRMETSVMGAHHRDFLEIIFQNREKIVQSYHLDGYSFWVVGTDRGTWSKASRREYNLRDAISRSTTQVYPESWTAVYVALDNVGMWNLRSEYWARQYLGQQFYLRVYSPTHSLRDEYLLPKNALLCGRASNKHTTP; from the exons ATGTGCTGGTGGCTAAATGGGGCCGTTtggacgatgatgatgatgacgatatccatcatttcttttgttcaagCTGATGATCCCTACCGTTTTTTCGACTGGAGAGTCACTTACGGCAACATTTCTCCACTTGGCATTCCTCAAagg GGAATCCTGATAAACGGACAATATCCAGGACCCGATATTTACTCAGTCACCAATGACAATTTGATCATCAATGTTCACAACGATCTCGACGAGCCCTTTCTCTTATCTTG GAACGGAGTGCAACTGAGGAAGAATTCTTACCAAGATGGAGTGTATGGGACGACTTGTCCAATCCCACCGGGTAAAAACTACACTTATGCCATCCAAGTCAAAGACCAGATCGGTAGTTTCTTCTATTTCCCTTCCCTCGCCGTTCACAAAGCTGCCGGTGGTTTTGGCGGTTTCCGTATCCTCAGCCGCCCTCGCATCCCCGTCCCTTTCCCTGAACCCGCTGGAGATTTCACCTTCCTCATTGGTGATTGGTTTAAGCATGACCACAAG GTTTTGAAGGCAATTTTGGATAGAGGACACAAGCTACCTTTGCCTCAAGGGGTTTTGATCAATGGCCAAGGAGTCAGTTACATGTCTTCCATCACCGTCCACAAAG GTAAAACATACAGATTTAGGATATCGAATGTAGGGCTTCAACACACTCTGAATTTCAGAATCCAAGGTCATCAGATGAAGCTCGTTGAGGTAGAGGGAACACACACAGTCCAGTCCATGTATACCTCTCTCGACATTCACGTTGGACAGTCTTACTCGGTCTTGGTCACCATGGACCAGCCTGACCAAGACTATGACATTGTCGTCTCCACAAAATTTGTCGCCAAAAAACTCTTGGTCTCATCTACTATCCACTACTCCAACTCAAGACATAGCCACTCATCTTCTGCTAATTCAGTCCATGTTCAACAACCTGCCGATGAACTAGATTGGTCTATCAAACAAGCCCGGTCCATTAGGACCAATCTAACCGCGTCTGGGCCAAGGCCTAACCCTCAGGGTTCGTACCACTATGGTCGAATCAAGATTTCTAGGACTTTGATATTGGAAAGCTCAGCGGCACTAGTGAAGAGGAAGCAACGCTACGCCATAAACGGAGTGTCGTTTGTACCTGGAGATACTCCGCTAAAGCTTGCGGATTACTTCAAGATCAAAGGCGTTTTCAAAATGGGAAGCATACCTGACAAGccgagaagaggaagagggaTGAGAATGGAGACGTCAGTGATGGGAGCACACCATAGAGACTTCCTTGAAATCATATTTCAAAACCGCGAGAAGATCGTCCAAAGCTACCACCTCGATGGATATAGTTTTTGGGTTGTTGG GACGGATAGAGGAACATGGTCAAAAGCAAGCAGACGAGAGTATAATCTTAGGGATGCTATTTCTCGCTCCACCACTCAG GTATATCCAGAATCTTGGACAGCCGTATATGTGGCACTGGACAATGTGGGGATGTGGAATCTAAGGAGTGAATATTGGGCGAGGCAATACTTGGGTCAACAATTCTACCTTCGAGTTTATTCTCCAACACACTCTCTTAGAGATGAATATCTTTTGCCTAAGAATGCTTTGTTGTGTGGCCGAGCCTCCAATAAACACACCACTCCTTAA
- the sks9 gene encoding SKU5 similar 9, with protein MCWWLNGAVWTMMMMTISIISFVQADDPYRFFDWRVTYGNISPLGIPQRGILINGQYPGPDIYSVTNDNLIINVHNDLDEPFLLSWNGVQLRKNSYQDGVYGTTCPIPPGKNYTYAIQVKDQIGSFFYFPSLAVHKAAGGFGGFRILSRPRIPVPFPEPAGDFTFLIGDWFKHDHKVLKAILDRGHKLPLPQGVLINGQGVSYMSSITVHKGKTYRFRISNVGLQHTLNFRIQGHQMKLVEVEGTHTVQSMYTSLDIHVGQSYSVLVTMDQPDQDYDIVVSTKFVAKKLLVSSTIHYSNSRHSHSSSANSVHVQQPADELDWSIKQARSIRTNLTASGPRPNPQGSYHYGRIKISRTLILESSAALVKRKQRYAINGVSFVPGDTPLKLADYFKIKGVFKMGSIPDKPRRGRGMRMETSVMGAHHRDFLEIIFQNREKIVQSYHLDGYSFWVVG; from the exons ATGTGCTGGTGGCTAAATGGGGCCGTTtggacgatgatgatgatgacgatatccatcatttcttttgttcaagCTGATGATCCCTACCGTTTTTTCGACTGGAGAGTCACTTACGGCAACATTTCTCCACTTGGCATTCCTCAAagg GGAATCCTGATAAACGGACAATATCCAGGACCCGATATTTACTCAGTCACCAATGACAATTTGATCATCAATGTTCACAACGATCTCGACGAGCCCTTTCTCTTATCTTG GAACGGAGTGCAACTGAGGAAGAATTCTTACCAAGATGGAGTGTATGGGACGACTTGTCCAATCCCACCGGGTAAAAACTACACTTATGCCATCCAAGTCAAAGACCAGATCGGTAGTTTCTTCTATTTCCCTTCCCTCGCCGTTCACAAAGCTGCCGGTGGTTTTGGCGGTTTCCGTATCCTCAGCCGCCCTCGCATCCCCGTCCCTTTCCCTGAACCCGCTGGAGATTTCACCTTCCTCATTGGTGATTGGTTTAAGCATGACCACAAG GTTTTGAAGGCAATTTTGGATAGAGGACACAAGCTACCTTTGCCTCAAGGGGTTTTGATCAATGGCCAAGGAGTCAGTTACATGTCTTCCATCACCGTCCACAAAG GTAAAACATACAGATTTAGGATATCGAATGTAGGGCTTCAACACACTCTGAATTTCAGAATCCAAGGTCATCAGATGAAGCTCGTTGAGGTAGAGGGAACACACACAGTCCAGTCCATGTATACCTCTCTCGACATTCACGTTGGACAGTCTTACTCGGTCTTGGTCACCATGGACCAGCCTGACCAAGACTATGACATTGTCGTCTCCACAAAATTTGTCGCCAAAAAACTCTTGGTCTCATCTACTATCCACTACTCCAACTCAAGACATAGCCACTCATCTTCTGCTAATTCAGTCCATGTTCAACAACCTGCCGATGAACTAGATTGGTCTATCAAACAAGCCCGGTCCATTAGGACCAATCTAACCGCGTCTGGGCCAAGGCCTAACCCTCAGGGTTCGTACCACTATGGTCGAATCAAGATTTCTAGGACTTTGATATTGGAAAGCTCAGCGGCACTAGTGAAGAGGAAGCAACGCTACGCCATAAACGGAGTGTCGTTTGTACCTGGAGATACTCCGCTAAAGCTTGCGGATTACTTCAAGATCAAAGGCGTTTTCAAAATGGGAAGCATACCTGACAAGccgagaagaggaagagggaTGAGAATGGAGACGTCAGTGATGGGAGCACACCATAGAGACTTCCTTGAAATCATATTTCAAAACCGCGAGAAGATCGTCCAAAGCTACCACCTCGATGGATATAGTTTTTGGGTTGTTGGGTGA
- the sks9 gene encoding SKU5 similar 9: MCWWLNGAVWTMMMMTISIISFVQADDPYRFFDWRVTYGNISPLGIPQRGILINGQYPGPDIYSVTNDNLIINVHNDLDEPFLLSWNGVQLRKNSYQDGVYGTTCPIPPGKNYTYAIQVKDQIGSFFYFPSLAVHKAAGGFGGFRILSRPRIPVPFPEPAGDFTFLIGDWFKHDHKVLKAILDRGHKLPLPQGVLINGQGVSYMSSITVHKGKTYRFRISNVGLQHTLNFRIQGHQMKLVEVEGTHTVQSMYTSLDIHVGQSYSVLVTMDQPDQDYDIVVSTKFVAKKLLVSSTIHYSNSRHSHSSSANSVHVQQPADELDWSIKQARSIRTNLTASGPRPNPQGSYHYGRIKISRTLILESSAALVKRKQRYAINGVSFVPGDTPLKLADYFKIKGVFKMGSIPDKPRRGRGMRMETSVMGAHHRDFLEIIFQNREKIVQSYHLDGYSFWVVGTDRGTWSKASRREYNLRDAISRSTTQVQIVSNSIYLTKNFKKSSQN, translated from the exons ATGTGCTGGTGGCTAAATGGGGCCGTTtggacgatgatgatgatgacgatatccatcatttcttttgttcaagCTGATGATCCCTACCGTTTTTTCGACTGGAGAGTCACTTACGGCAACATTTCTCCACTTGGCATTCCTCAAagg GGAATCCTGATAAACGGACAATATCCAGGACCCGATATTTACTCAGTCACCAATGACAATTTGATCATCAATGTTCACAACGATCTCGACGAGCCCTTTCTCTTATCTTG GAACGGAGTGCAACTGAGGAAGAATTCTTACCAAGATGGAGTGTATGGGACGACTTGTCCAATCCCACCGGGTAAAAACTACACTTATGCCATCCAAGTCAAAGACCAGATCGGTAGTTTCTTCTATTTCCCTTCCCTCGCCGTTCACAAAGCTGCCGGTGGTTTTGGCGGTTTCCGTATCCTCAGCCGCCCTCGCATCCCCGTCCCTTTCCCTGAACCCGCTGGAGATTTCACCTTCCTCATTGGTGATTGGTTTAAGCATGACCACAAG GTTTTGAAGGCAATTTTGGATAGAGGACACAAGCTACCTTTGCCTCAAGGGGTTTTGATCAATGGCCAAGGAGTCAGTTACATGTCTTCCATCACCGTCCACAAAG GTAAAACATACAGATTTAGGATATCGAATGTAGGGCTTCAACACACTCTGAATTTCAGAATCCAAGGTCATCAGATGAAGCTCGTTGAGGTAGAGGGAACACACACAGTCCAGTCCATGTATACCTCTCTCGACATTCACGTTGGACAGTCTTACTCGGTCTTGGTCACCATGGACCAGCCTGACCAAGACTATGACATTGTCGTCTCCACAAAATTTGTCGCCAAAAAACTCTTGGTCTCATCTACTATCCACTACTCCAACTCAAGACATAGCCACTCATCTTCTGCTAATTCAGTCCATGTTCAACAACCTGCCGATGAACTAGATTGGTCTATCAAACAAGCCCGGTCCATTAGGACCAATCTAACCGCGTCTGGGCCAAGGCCTAACCCTCAGGGTTCGTACCACTATGGTCGAATCAAGATTTCTAGGACTTTGATATTGGAAAGCTCAGCGGCACTAGTGAAGAGGAAGCAACGCTACGCCATAAACGGAGTGTCGTTTGTACCTGGAGATACTCCGCTAAAGCTTGCGGATTACTTCAAGATCAAAGGCGTTTTCAAAATGGGAAGCATACCTGACAAGccgagaagaggaagagggaTGAGAATGGAGACGTCAGTGATGGGAGCACACCATAGAGACTTCCTTGAAATCATATTTCAAAACCGCGAGAAGATCGTCCAAAGCTACCACCTCGATGGATATAGTTTTTGGGTTGTTGG GACGGATAGAGGAACATGGTCAAAAGCAAGCAGACGAGAGTATAATCTTAGGGATGCTATTTCTCGCTCCACCACTCAGGTACAAATAGTTTCTAACTCCATATATCTtaccaaaaattttaaaaaatcatctcAAAACTAG